A single window of uncultured Pseudodesulfovibrio sp. DNA harbors:
- the nth gene encoding endonuclease III, with translation MKKKERASEIYKRLAKRYPSPEPALTWSTPWELLVATALSAQCTDERVNKVTPVFFKRWPEIEDAANADVTDIEEVVRSTGFFRNKAKNIKAAALRIMTEYDGKVPQTMAELITLGGVARKTASIVLSNAFGVNEGIAVDTHVKRLAFRMGLTTKTAPIPIEKDLMPLYPRDQWGDINHYLVFYGREVCPARKPKCDICELNDICPKKGVK, from the coding sequence ATGAAAAAGAAAGAACGCGCATCAGAAATATACAAACGTTTGGCGAAACGGTATCCATCGCCTGAGCCGGCACTAACTTGGTCCACTCCATGGGAATTACTCGTGGCAACGGCCCTGTCCGCTCAATGCACTGATGAACGGGTAAACAAAGTCACTCCAGTTTTTTTCAAGCGATGGCCCGAAATTGAAGATGCAGCCAATGCCGATGTGACAGACATCGAAGAAGTGGTCCGCTCAACCGGTTTTTTTCGGAACAAGGCTAAAAATATCAAAGCAGCAGCCCTGCGGATTATGACAGAATACGACGGCAAGGTGCCACAAACAATGGCGGAACTCATCACGCTTGGTGGTGTTGCTCGAAAAACTGCAAGTATTGTTCTTTCTAATGCATTCGGCGTTAACGAAGGCATTGCCGTAGACACCCACGTCAAACGACTCGCTTTTCGTATGGGACTGACCACCAAAACAGCACCCATTCCCATTGAAAAAGACCTCATGCCACTGTACCCGCGTGACCAATGGGGTGATATTAACCATTACCTTGTTTTTTATGGTCGCGAGGTTTGCCCTGCACGAAAACCCAAATGCGACATATGTGAACTCAACGACATCTGCCCAAAAAAGGGAGTAAAATAA
- the tgt gene encoding tRNA guanosine(34) transglycosylase Tgt, protein MTKPGDFKVHNTDGKARRATLSTAHGDIQTPIFMPVGTQGTVKSLTPHDLEEMDAQIILGNTYHLYLRPGDELVARRGGLHKFSNWKRPILTDSGGFQVFSLQGIRKLSEEGVEFRSYLNGSKHFFSPEKAIDIQKNLGSDIMMVLDECVGYGNDRKYTEKSLEMTTRWAQRCRDHYPKGSGEQLMFGIVQGGFHKDLREKSLYQLRKIDFEGFAIGGLSVGESTEEMYDILNHIAPKMPEEKPRYLMGVGTPLDILEGVSAGVDMFDCVLPSRNARNGTLFTSMGKINIKRAEYTEDDSPLDPNCNCYTCRNFTKAYLRHLYQAKELLSYRLNTYHNLYFYLDLMKQIRAAIENGTFNELKARYEAAYAK, encoded by the coding sequence ATGACCAAACCCGGCGACTTCAAAGTCCACAATACCGACGGTAAAGCTCGACGTGCCACCTTAAGCACAGCACACGGCGACATCCAGACACCTATTTTTATGCCCGTAGGTACTCAAGGCACAGTCAAGAGCTTGACCCCGCACGACCTAGAAGAGATGGATGCTCAAATCATACTCGGCAACACATACCATCTCTATCTTCGCCCTGGTGATGAATTGGTCGCCCGACGGGGTGGTCTGCACAAGTTTTCCAACTGGAAACGCCCGATCCTGACAGACAGTGGCGGCTTTCAGGTCTTCAGTCTGCAAGGCATTCGTAAACTTTCTGAGGAAGGCGTGGAATTCAGATCGTATCTAAATGGTTCCAAACATTTTTTCTCCCCGGAAAAAGCCATCGATATCCAGAAAAATCTCGGTTCAGATATCATGATGGTCCTTGATGAATGTGTGGGTTACGGCAATGATCGTAAGTACACTGAAAAATCTCTTGAAATGACTACACGATGGGCGCAACGGTGTCGTGATCACTATCCCAAGGGAAGCGGCGAACAGCTCATGTTTGGTATCGTCCAAGGCGGTTTTCACAAGGACTTACGAGAAAAAAGTCTTTATCAACTTCGCAAAATCGATTTTGAAGGATTTGCCATCGGCGGCCTATCTGTTGGTGAATCCACGGAAGAAATGTACGATATTTTAAACCACATAGCCCCAAAGATGCCGGAAGAAAAACCTCGCTACCTTATGGGAGTTGGTACACCTCTGGATATACTGGAAGGCGTGTCTGCCGGAGTTGATATGTTTGACTGCGTCCTGCCCTCACGCAATGCACGCAACGGGACCCTGTTTACATCCATGGGCAAGATCAACATCAAACGCGCAGAATATACCGAAGACGATTCACCTCTGGACCCCAATTGTAACTGCTATACCTGTCGCAACTTCACCAAAGCATACTTGCGACATCTGTATCAGGCTAAAGAACTCTTGTCATACAGGTTAAACACTTACCACAATCTCTACTTTTACCTGGATCTCATGAAACAGATCAGGGCAGCCATTGAGAACGGAACCTTCAATGAACTCAAAGCGCGCTATGAAGCCGCCTATGCAAAATAG
- a CDS encoding YhjD/YihY/BrkB family envelope integrity protein, which produces MSAAKLERTSRNVKRLFLESIWVRNTPDTPSYVRLWRGASRLLYLVGFGFIKDQTVIRAAALTFTTILSIVPFLAVAFSISKGFGLQNTDFIRTLILKLTTGRVEVADKIIEYIDRTNVQALGWVGVATLLFTVFSLIGTTEKAFNTIWNVTKGRSPWRKIADFFPVILICPLVLIIASSFNVSLQQQQMMTDLLSVEAVGYLETVFLKVAPYILISLAFMFMYAFIPYTRVDMVAALVGGVVGGVLWQMAQWLYINWQIGAAKYNAIYGSFAQLPLLLIWIYISWLIVLLGSEVSYSWQNLNSFVKQRYFGEATPYERQKIAVLMMIVLAKRFYAGKPLPSVEEISDGLMAPTTLVSDLFTLLQKAGYTVLADVKGCELYAPARSLDEIRVLDIIRVVNMDGEHRVFEEFDQKFGFLDKLLGTLADDTSQSEANLTLLDCAEQYSSSILGIAPESEQMGTCSHTSV; this is translated from the coding sequence ATGAGTGCAGCCAAGTTGGAACGAACATCCCGAAATGTGAAACGGCTTTTTCTTGAAAGTATCTGGGTAAGAAACACACCGGATACTCCGAGTTATGTTCGTCTTTGGCGTGGGGCAAGTCGTTTACTTTATCTGGTCGGTTTCGGTTTTATCAAGGATCAGACTGTTATTCGCGCAGCGGCCCTGACATTTACGACTATTTTGTCAATCGTCCCGTTTCTTGCCGTTGCTTTTTCTATTTCCAAAGGGTTTGGACTGCAAAATACAGATTTTATAAGAACTCTCATTCTTAAGCTTACTACTGGTCGCGTTGAGGTTGCTGATAAGATTATTGAATATATTGACCGGACCAATGTTCAGGCTTTGGGTTGGGTTGGTGTGGCTACATTGCTCTTTACGGTATTCTCCCTCATTGGCACGACCGAAAAGGCCTTTAATACTATTTGGAATGTGACCAAAGGCCGTTCGCCTTGGCGAAAAATAGCAGATTTTTTCCCCGTTATTTTGATTTGTCCTCTCGTATTGATTATCGCTTCGAGTTTTAATGTGAGCCTTCAACAGCAACAAATGATGACCGATCTTTTGAGTGTTGAGGCTGTTGGATATCTTGAAACGGTCTTTCTCAAGGTAGCTCCATATATACTTATTTCATTGGCGTTTATGTTTATGTATGCCTTTATCCCCTATACACGTGTGGATATGGTTGCCGCTCTTGTTGGTGGAGTGGTCGGTGGCGTTCTTTGGCAGATGGCTCAATGGTTGTACATCAACTGGCAGATAGGCGCGGCCAAGTATAACGCCATTTATGGCAGTTTTGCTCAATTACCCCTTTTGCTTATTTGGATTTACATCAGCTGGCTTATTGTCTTGCTTGGGTCTGAGGTGAGTTATAGTTGGCAAAATCTCAATTCTTTTGTGAAACAGCGATATTTTGGCGAGGCAACGCCATATGAGCGTCAGAAGATCGCCGTCTTAATGATGATTGTTCTTGCCAAACGCTTTTACGCGGGAAAGCCCTTGCCGTCAGTAGAAGAGATATCGGATGGGCTCATGGCTCCGACAACACTGGTGTCTGATCTGTTTACCCTGTTGCAAAAGGCAGGGTATACGGTGTTAGCTGATGTAAAGGGGTGTGAGCTATACGCCCCAGCCAGATCATTGGATGAAATTCGTGTGTTGGATATCATTCGTGTTGTAAACATGGACGGTGAACACAGGGTTTTTGAGGAATTTGACCAGAAGTTTGGTTTTTTGGACAAGTTGCTTGGGACTTTGGCTGACGATACCAGTCAGAGTGAGGCGAACCTCACTCTGCTTGATTGTGCTGAACAGTATTCATCGTCCATTCTCGGCATTGCGCCTGAGAGTGAGCAGATGGGAACCTGTTCTCACACATCGGTCTGA
- a CDS encoding AsmA family protein — translation MRVAIKRLLLLLMELCVVLLFGATIALFWASYYIDTDEFRTTFTQKLSVILDRKVELAGDLNIVAWPDLALEVDGLTVHEAADFGTGLAAEFDTIRIMVEVLPLFSKQLQIESVVVEGMRGTILYGENGQFNWQTVLDSAVGQNKGNYSSLLDGWVLSVESVEIADAEIVYRDVSTQSEYRLSGIDLRTGMFRPGQDVPFSVSSDFTWAEQSLTSALTLKGVLRVSSDGSDVTLKNSSVYGTVSGDILPEGVAPGELTAYLDVDWKNRSVGLRGLQVLFLGLRAEGNLKSGDLREGFFAEGHVTVHPFTPSELIAQHVPSLPVDTVDGLASAAMTTFVRVSEKGISFEDLALTLDDLIVRGKLDIIGYTKPVFNFSLRSNTLELDRYLPLFVTDTPFVWNDFNLNFFKKIEGKGLVRADGLKVIGANISDIRLKVSAHNSKISFVAESARHNLTSLTGSMDVTLGSSSQKNVPTLAIETLIKAHSSKDGFTLLQRSPFFVGGAGKCIFSASVAPMECPPKERSISILRNLKSSVGFSLGRGVSRYKDASGRTRALHYSKADVNVSVVPAQGTSDTEWNNIVDATVKTRGGEKIETFSLIAQGPLTLGIDSGEVRSSGMAINGHVTSSLLPKQAKRATANGTVAFDSEKGTLKVSEGFVRVLETSITGLVQLTDLNEKFKGKGNVSISGANPKRVVYLLVGKALRTKDSKALTKAVLNTRFTVDEEGFVLSELRGELDGMAIKGHVAGAGFKNPVLAFTLTAGDFDLDRYLPPSHKPNSRTGKLPEAKPVKLPLEFLRALRLSGKATFDSFTLADIRATRLVGRVRADNGDIHVSKVQGQLHGGSLTGDWTGLVSEISLSTDLVLDVKNMQAGPLLKDMAKRDYIRGETDVDIDLKSRGATDDDILANLQGTTKIRVANGSFKFTGYSLKPEQISAKRSTDTVGQEAQQKHLPRTPFQKAIIDLSAKKGIFNVDKLRVEAPPVLQSSGEGHFNLPDNTIDIAIRNDFVVVPSVTIKLVGKLTDPQVKIPTGKIVHDTVFNILSIPKTSFEFLRDLF, via the coding sequence ATGCGAGTAGCGATTAAACGATTGCTTCTTCTCCTTATGGAGTTGTGCGTTGTCCTTCTTTTTGGGGCGACCATCGCTTTGTTTTGGGCTTCATACTACATTGATACCGATGAATTTCGAACGACTTTTACCCAAAAGTTAAGTGTAATCCTTGATCGAAAGGTGGAACTTGCCGGCGATCTCAATATTGTCGCTTGGCCAGACTTGGCCTTGGAAGTCGACGGGTTAACCGTTCATGAAGCTGCTGATTTTGGGACCGGTCTTGCTGCCGAGTTCGATACCATTCGAATTATGGTCGAGGTTCTGCCGCTGTTTTCGAAACAGCTTCAAATTGAGTCTGTTGTTGTTGAAGGCATGCGGGGGACTATCCTTTATGGTGAAAATGGGCAGTTTAACTGGCAGACTGTTTTAGATAGTGCTGTCGGACAAAATAAAGGAAATTATTCTTCTTTATTAGATGGCTGGGTGTTGTCTGTAGAATCCGTAGAGATTGCTGATGCGGAAATTGTTTACCGTGATGTTTCCACCCAGAGCGAATACCGATTGAGCGGTATTGATTTGCGTACTGGCATGTTTCGGCCCGGCCAGGATGTTCCGTTTTCTGTTAGCAGTGATTTTACATGGGCTGAACAGAGCCTTACTTCAGCGTTGACCTTAAAAGGAGTTCTTCGCGTCTCTTCAGATGGTTCTGATGTTACTCTCAAAAATTCGTCTGTGTACGGAACTGTTTCTGGCGATATCTTGCCGGAAGGGGTGGCCCCAGGAGAACTAACGGCGTACCTTGATGTGGACTGGAAGAATCGTTCTGTGGGGCTGCGGGGTTTACAGGTCCTTTTTTTGGGACTCCGGGCAGAAGGCAACCTTAAAAGTGGCGATTTGCGAGAGGGTTTTTTTGCGGAAGGACATGTAACAGTCCATCCTTTTACTCCTTCTGAATTAATTGCTCAACACGTCCCTTCATTGCCTGTAGACACGGTGGACGGCCTTGCCAGCGCTGCGATGACAACTTTTGTCAGAGTGTCAGAGAAGGGAATATCATTTGAAGATTTGGCTTTAACTCTTGATGATCTTATCGTACGGGGAAAATTGGACATTATTGGGTACACAAAGCCAGTGTTCAACTTTTCCTTGCGTAGTAATACTCTTGAACTTGACAGATATCTTCCCCTTTTTGTGACTGATACTCCATTTGTTTGGAATGACTTCAATTTGAATTTTTTTAAAAAAATTGAAGGGAAAGGTCTTGTTCGGGCTGATGGGCTCAAGGTTATTGGTGCAAATATATCTGATATTCGCCTCAAGGTTTCAGCACACAATTCCAAAATTTCTTTTGTTGCTGAATCTGCCCGGCATAATTTGACATCGCTTACGGGCTCTATGGATGTAACTCTAGGGAGCTCTTCTCAAAAAAACGTTCCTACATTGGCTATTGAGACGCTTATCAAGGCTCATTCGTCTAAAGACGGTTTTACTTTATTACAACGTTCTCCTTTTTTTGTTGGAGGGGCTGGTAAATGCATTTTTTCTGCATCTGTTGCTCCAATGGAATGCCCACCAAAAGAACGTTCAATTTCAATTTTACGTAATTTAAAAAGCTCTGTTGGTTTTTCTTTGGGCAGAGGGGTGTCACGGTATAAGGATGCCTCTGGGCGAACACGAGCGCTGCATTATTCCAAAGCAGATGTAAACGTGAGTGTGGTTCCTGCACAAGGGACGTCTGATACAGAATGGAACAACATTGTTGATGCCACCGTGAAAACTCGTGGTGGGGAAAAAATCGAAACTTTTTCTTTGATTGCGCAAGGGCCGTTAACCCTTGGGATTGATAGTGGAGAAGTACGAAGTTCCGGCATGGCTATTAATGGCCATGTGACGTCTTCACTGTTGCCAAAGCAAGCCAAAAGGGCAACGGCGAACGGAACTGTTGCCTTTGATTCTGAGAAGGGAACGTTGAAGGTGTCTGAGGGCTTTGTCCGGGTATTGGAGACCTCGATAACCGGTTTGGTCCAGTTGACTGATTTGAACGAGAAATTCAAAGGCAAGGGAAACGTTTCAATTTCTGGAGCTAATCCCAAGCGTGTGGTCTATTTATTGGTGGGTAAGGCTCTCAGAACAAAAGATAGTAAAGCGTTGACTAAGGCAGTCCTTAATACTCGATTTACTGTTGACGAAGAAGGCTTTGTGTTGAGCGAATTAAGGGGGGAACTTGATGGCATGGCCATCAAGGGGCACGTGGCTGGAGCTGGATTCAAAAATCCAGTTCTTGCTTTTACTCTGACAGCTGGAGATTTCGATTTAGATCGATATCTTCCACCATCACATAAACCGAATTCCCGTACAGGAAAATTGCCAGAGGCCAAGCCTGTAAAATTGCCTTTGGAGTTTTTACGAGCTCTTCGTCTCAGTGGGAAAGCTACTTTCGATTCATTTACTTTGGCTGATATCCGGGCAACCCGTTTGGTCGGGCGGGTAAGAGCTGATAACGGTGATATCCATGTTTCAAAAGTGCAGGGGCAGCTTCATGGAGGTTCGTTGACGGGTGATTGGACAGGGTTGGTGAGTGAAATTTCATTGAGTACTGATCTTGTCCTTGATGTTAAAAACATGCAGGCGGGCCCTCTTTTGAAGGATATGGCTAAACGAGATTATATCCGTGGTGAAACCGATGTAGACATCGACCTTAAAAGCCGAGGTGCGACTGATGATGATATCTTGGCTAATCTTCAAGGAACCACAAAAATACGCGTAGCTAATGGCTCTTTTAAGTTTACCGGCTACAGTTTAAAGCCGGAGCAAATATCAGCAAAAAGATCGACTGATACTGTGGGGCAAGAGGCCCAGCAAAAACATCTTCCACGAACACCATTTCAAAAAGCTATAATTGATTTATCTGCCAAGAAAGGCATCTTTAATGTCGACAAATTACGGGTTGAAGCCCCTCCGGTTCTTCAGTCTTCTGGAGAAGGTCATTTTAATTTGCCGGACAACACAATAGATATTGCAATCCGTAATGATTTTGTAGTGGTTCCAAGTGTGACTATTAAATTGGTAGGTAAGTTGACAGATCCACAGGTGAAGATACCTACAGGCAAAATCGTTCACGATACTGTATTCAACATTTTGAGTATACCAAAGACCTCTTTCGAGTTCTTACGTGATCTTTTCTAA
- a CDS encoding ARMT1-like domain-containing protein: MDTALDCMPCFMKMAVREARLACPDDVVLQQEIVMEWGKTLSQLDLSDPPPAIARHLAELIRIKTGCGDLYRADKDEANRCVAALLPDLEVRIAQERATDGGDALALALEFAIIGNYIDRGVELEFDLEDEMANVAKTISPDVLKSLKDDIFPGAKVLILGDNTGEIVLDKILVKEFKRMKCDVTFAVRSYPVINDATMEDAVTVGMTQLCRVVESGVDTPGTILDRCSPEFLKTMEQADIILAKGLGNFEALDGRWPDIYCAFKVKCKRIAEKTGLDLGTSVFYKTKIDETDSRDGGVPDASSD, translated from the coding sequence ATGGATACTGCTCTGGATTGCATGCCGTGTTTTATGAAAATGGCTGTTCGGGAGGCTCGACTTGCCTGCCCTGATGACGTTGTTTTGCAACAAGAGATCGTTATGGAGTGGGGGAAGACTCTTTCTCAACTTGATTTGAGTGATCCACCGCCTGCCATTGCTCGACATTTGGCTGAGTTGATACGCATAAAAACTGGGTGTGGTGACCTTTATCGTGCGGATAAAGATGAGGCTAATAGGTGTGTGGCCGCGCTTTTACCTGATCTTGAGGTGCGTATAGCTCAAGAGAGAGCTACTGATGGTGGTGATGCGTTGGCTCTTGCTCTGGAGTTTGCGATAATAGGTAATTATATTGATCGAGGCGTTGAGCTTGAATTTGATTTGGAAGACGAAATGGCCAATGTTGCCAAGACGATTTCACCGGATGTACTTAAAAGTTTGAAAGACGATATTTTCCCCGGAGCCAAAGTGCTTATTCTTGGTGATAATACCGGTGAAATTGTTTTGGATAAAATTTTGGTTAAAGAATTCAAACGGATGAAGTGTGATGTTACGTTTGCAGTCCGCTCTTATCCTGTTATCAACGATGCGACCATGGAAGATGCTGTAACCGTTGGGATGACACAGCTCTGTCGTGTAGTCGAAAGTGGAGTGGATACTCCCGGAACCATTTTGGATAGATGTAGTCCCGAGTTTTTGAAAACAATGGAGCAGGCCGATATAATCCTTGCCAAAGGATTGGGAAATTTCGAAGCGCTTGATGGGCGTTGGCCTGATATTTATTGTGCTTTTAAAGTTAAATGTAAACGGATTGCAGAAAAGACCGGATTGGATTTAGGTACGAGTGTGTTTTATAAGACCAAAATAGATGAAACAGATAGTAGGGACGGAGGTGTCCCTGATGCGAGTAGCGATTAA
- the lpxI gene encoding UDP-2,3-diacylglucosamine diphosphatase LpxI (LpxI, functionally equivalent to LpxH, replaces it in LPS biosynthesis in a minority of bacteria.), giving the protein MSESVKTIGLIAGGMQFPVLVAQGVKAKGYKLVVAGFTGHTNMDVVPLADVWMELKLGKLNKLINYLKSNGVDNVIMAGTIAKPKVMDIRHLDMRAVKLVLGKKNRGDSALLNLISGEFDKEGMQVVPAHKFLPELLTPEGVLTHRKPDEREWSDLRYSWSIAKELGRMDVGQCLVVREGVVAAVEALEGTDAAIRRGCEFGGSGCVVVKVFKPGQQEEVDLPSLGIDTLKVMAEGKATCLGIEAGKSLFFDREAALEFADKAGITIVGLHSDFPAESL; this is encoded by the coding sequence ATGTCAGAATCCGTAAAGACCATAGGTCTCATCGCCGGGGGGATGCAGTTTCCTGTTCTTGTCGCCCAAGGTGTAAAAGCCAAAGGGTACAAACTTGTTGTGGCTGGGTTTACCGGGCATACCAATATGGATGTTGTTCCTCTGGCCGATGTTTGGATGGAACTAAAGTTGGGTAAGTTAAACAAACTTATCAATTATTTGAAGTCCAACGGTGTTGATAATGTCATTATGGCAGGAACAATCGCTAAACCAAAGGTCATGGATATCAGACATTTGGATATGAGAGCTGTGAAATTGGTTCTTGGAAAAAAGAATCGTGGTGATTCTGCTTTGCTAAATCTTATTTCTGGAGAGTTCGATAAAGAAGGAATGCAAGTTGTTCCTGCGCATAAATTCTTACCTGAACTCTTAACTCCTGAGGGTGTTTTGACTCATCGAAAGCCTGATGAGCGTGAATGGAGTGACCTACGATATTCTTGGAGTATTGCCAAAGAACTCGGACGGATGGATGTTGGTCAATGTCTTGTTGTGCGGGAGGGCGTTGTTGCTGCAGTCGAAGCTCTTGAAGGGACCGATGCCGCAATTCGCCGTGGTTGTGAGTTTGGTGGTAGCGGGTGTGTAGTCGTAAAAGTTTTTAAACCTGGCCAGCAGGAAGAGGTTGACCTTCCGAGCTTGGGAATTGATACGTTAAAAGTTATGGCTGAAGGCAAAGCTACCTGTCTTGGTATTGAGGCTGGTAAAAGCCTTTTTTTTGATAGAGAAGCAGCTCTCGAATTTGCTGATAAAGCTGGCATAACTATTGTTGGGTTGCATTCTGATTTTCCTGCCGAATCTTTATAA
- the lpxA gene encoding acyl-ACP--UDP-N-acetylglucosamine O-acyltransferase: MSNDIHSTAVIDPSAEIGEGVHVGPYVVIGAEAKVGDGTFLESHTVIQANTELGKNNHVHPHAVIGGEPQHSAYKGEKTYTRIGDNNIIRECVTIHRGTVQGSEETRIGSNCMFMAYSHIAHDCSVGDNVILANAVQLAGHVEVGRNVIISGLSAVQQFIRIGEYAFLGGASGYKLDVPPFMLAHGVRGMLFGPNLIGLRRNGFNSEACKGLKRAYKTIFRSGLKRDEGLAKVEEEIPGIAEVDRLVAFIRESKNGVTPDHKQRSGNGS, from the coding sequence ATGTCGAACGATATACATTCGACCGCTGTTATTGATCCTTCTGCAGAAATTGGTGAGGGTGTTCACGTTGGGCCTTATGTCGTGATTGGTGCGGAAGCAAAAGTCGGTGACGGTACTTTTTTGGAATCGCATACGGTTATTCAGGCTAACACCGAGCTCGGCAAGAACAACCATGTTCATCCCCATGCCGTAATTGGTGGAGAGCCTCAACATAGTGCTTACAAAGGTGAAAAAACATATACGCGTATTGGTGATAACAACATTATTCGCGAGTGTGTTACTATTCACCGTGGTACTGTTCAAGGTTCTGAAGAAACAAGAATAGGCTCTAATTGTATGTTTATGGCCTATTCTCATATTGCCCATGATTGTTCTGTTGGAGATAATGTAATCCTTGCCAATGCCGTTCAACTGGCCGGGCATGTTGAAGTCGGACGCAATGTTATAATCAGTGGATTGTCAGCCGTTCAGCAGTTTATTCGCATTGGTGAATATGCCTTTTTGGGCGGAGCAAGTGGGTATAAGCTTGATGTCCCGCCGTTTATGTTGGCTCATGGTGTACGTGGAATGCTTTTTGGTCCCAACCTTATTGGTTTGCGTCGAAATGGATTCAATAGTGAAGCGTGTAAAGGGTTGAAGCGGGCCTATAAGACGATTTTCCGTTCAGGTTTGAAGCGTGATGAAGGGCTTGCCAAGGTCGAGGAAGAGATTCCAGGTATTGCAGAAGTGGATCGTTTGGTCGCCTTTATTCGTGAGAGTAAGAATGGCGTGACGCCGGATCATAAACAGCGCAGTGGAAACGGCAGCTAA
- the fabZ gene encoding 3-hydroxyacyl-ACP dehydratase FabZ encodes MSNELVFDIQKIMEMLPHRYPFLLVDRVLELDPGVRLKAIKNVTMNEEYFQGHFPNMPVMPGVLQLEALAQAGGILVINSIDEPLGDKVFLFTGLNKVKFRRPVVPGDQLELNVHYERHKLNIWKMRGVAKVDGQVTCQGEFSAAIADKGAM; translated from the coding sequence ATGAGTAATGAACTAGTTTTTGATATTCAGAAAATAATGGAGATGCTACCGCATCGTTACCCTTTTCTTCTTGTAGATAGGGTGCTTGAGCTGGATCCGGGAGTTCGTCTTAAAGCCATCAAGAATGTCACCATGAATGAAGAGTATTTTCAAGGGCATTTTCCGAATATGCCAGTGATGCCTGGGGTGTTGCAGTTGGAGGCTCTTGCGCAGGCCGGTGGAATACTCGTTATAAATTCCATTGATGAACCTCTTGGTGATAAGGTTTTTCTCTTTACAGGGTTGAATAAAGTGAAATTTCGTAGACCTGTAGTCCCTGGAGATCAACTGGAATTGAACGTTCATTACGAACGACATAAGTTGAATATTTGGAAAATGCGTGGCGTAGCCAAAGTCGATGGACAGGTGACGTGCCAGGGTGAGTTCTCCGCAGCAATTGCGGACAAGGGGGCCATGTAA
- the lpxD gene encoding UDP-3-O-(3-hydroxymyristoyl)glucosamine N-acyltransferase, producing MSMKLSALASELGLEHTGADIDITGVNTLDKAEAGELSFLVNPKYQHLLETTKAGCVLTSGPYADKVQCALISDNIYMDLAKVVNLFARPQGCLSGISELAYVHPDAQVDESATIYPFAFIGEGVVIGSGTVIFAGTYVGENSHVGEQCILYPNSVVMGGLHLGDNVILQPGAVIGGDGYGYAQTPAGHMKIPQIGTVEIENDVEVGSNTAIDRAALDSTRIKRGTKIDNLVQIGHNVEIGEHCLVIGQVGIGGSTIVGNGVVLAGQVGVADNAKIGDGVMVGAQSGVAGNIEAGSKVAGTPAMKAGTFLKAASVCMPKLPDLFKRVKKLEKKLASLTEQAAGGDRNE from the coding sequence ATGAGCATGAAATTGTCAGCCTTGGCCTCGGAGCTTGGGCTAGAACATACTGGTGCTGACATTGATATTACCGGGGTGAATACCTTGGATAAGGCTGAAGCAGGAGAACTTTCATTTCTTGTTAATCCGAAATATCAGCACCTACTTGAAACAACAAAGGCCGGATGTGTACTCACATCCGGCCCTTATGCCGACAAGGTCCAGTGTGCCCTGATCAGCGATAATATCTATATGGATTTGGCAAAAGTGGTTAATCTTTTTGCCCGTCCGCAAGGATGTTTGAGTGGGATTAGTGAGTTGGCCTATGTTCACCCTGATGCCCAAGTTGACGAATCTGCAACCATTTATCCTTTTGCTTTCATTGGCGAAGGAGTGGTCATTGGTTCGGGAACAGTAATTTTTGCTGGTACCTATGTCGGGGAAAATTCCCACGTAGGCGAGCAGTGCATTTTATATCCGAACAGTGTGGTTATGGGTGGTTTGCATCTTGGTGACAATGTTATTTTACAACCAGGTGCTGTTATCGGTGGTGATGGCTACGGATATGCCCAAACCCCGGCAGGGCATATGAAAATACCGCAGATTGGTACTGTGGAAATTGAAAATGATGTCGAAGTCGGTTCCAATACGGCGATCGATCGTGCAGCACTAGACTCCACTCGTATCAAGCGAGGAACTAAAATCGATAATCTTGTGCAAATAGGCCACAATGTTGAGATTGGTGAACACTGCCTCGTTATTGGTCAAGTCGGTATTGGCGGAAGTACGATTGTCGGCAATGGTGTGGTACTTGCCGGTCAGGTTGGTGTCGCAGATAATGCAAAGATCGGTGATGGTGTTATGGTCGGTGCGCAGAGCGGTGTCGCAGGTAACATTGAGGCGGGAAGCAAGGTAGCCGGTACTCCAGCCATGAAAGCGGGAACTTTTTTGAAGGCTGCCAGTGTATGCATGCCCAAATTGCCTGACTTGTTTAAGCGGGTGAAGAAATTGGAAAAGAAACTGGCGTCCCTTACGGAACAGGCTGCTGGTGGAGATCGTAATGAGTAA